Part of the Acomys russatus chromosome 19, mAcoRus1.1, whole genome shotgun sequence genome, ACACAGACATAAAACTCTAAGGTTCATATTCTTAGCTTTCTTCTTTCAGGAACTAAGTGGGTACTGATGTCTATTAAGATCCCCTATCAGCCAAGAAAAGCCAAGGCCCAGATAGGCAAAAACATTGCTACCTGAATTTCAAGGTGGAGACCACTAAACATGGGGCCTGGCATCCTGTCAACCCTCCACCTAACCACATTTCATGTGTACATGCTGATAGAATCGCTCTGAGCCTATTTCAGTTGTCTTGTCACATACAGCACAAGTCCCATGGTGGTTGTGATTTTCACAGGCTCCTTTATGTTCTAGATAAAGTAGGAGACAGGTTCAATATTCACCAATTAGCACAAGTACCATAATCAGCTCCTGCTGTCTAGTGTTAAAAGTCCCTaggtaggtgagagaagcatgggataatggggaaatagaaggatccagagggtcctagacacctacaagaagaacattacgatgggcagatctgggcccaggggtcctgctcaaactatggcaccagtcaaggacaatacgtgcagtaaactttgaacccctacccagatgtagccaatggacaggaaattctccacaattgagtggagagtggggtctgactttcatatgaactctggtgccccatatttgagcatgtcccctggatggggaggcttggtggcactcagaggaaggatagcaggctaccaagaagagacttgataccctatgagcacatacagggggaggaggtccccctcagtcacagtcataggggaggggagtaaggggaaaatgggagggagggaagactaggaggatacaaaagatgggataacaactgagatgtaatatgaataaattaataaactatatttttaagtCCCTAGGTATCTTCTATTtgagattcatttttttaattcttttcagtTGACTTCCACTTTGGGACAATTCAGAAAGGCTTTTGCTTCAAAGTACAGTGTTCCAAGGCTGCTTTGAGTTGCTGTGGCATTTCCacgaaaaataaatcttttcatctGTTAGTTTGGGGGTTGACTATGCCTCTTCTGAGTGAAAGGATGAGGCATTTTCTGGGGATTCTtcactgtcaaatacaaatggtgCTAGGAGGGGAAAAGATAAAGCATGAGGTGGCATGGTTCAGATATAAAGCAAAACGGACACAGAGCAGGGCAAGGACTGTCCTCTCAGAATTTGACCTTCTTCAGCAATGAACCTCTAATTGACTTAATTGGACCACTTTCATAttcaaagaaatttaatttaaaagagttCCCATATTCCCTTTGTTCCCACACATGCATCGCCTCCCCTATTATCAGTACCTCCACCTGATTAGTGTGActataacaagtaaataaattaccATTGACTTACTGCTCTCACATTACatcattttttattcattcactttacatctctattGCAGCCCCCTTGCTCATCTCCTGCCAGTCTTACACTCAcattctcttccccctctccctcctccccttttctgatgaaaaAGGGAGACtccccctaccaacccaccctggcccATCAAGTTGCATCGGGaccaagtgcatcctcttcctttgaggCCCAACAAGGGATAAGGGAAAGTGATCTTAAAGCCGGCAAGAGTCCATGTCTGGGACATCCCCCACTCTAAATGCTAGGGGACCCTCATAAACGAAGCTTCCTATAGGCTACATATAGGCAGGGGACCTTGGTTTATAAGAGTTTCCTTTTATGTACATAGTAAAGAAAAAGTGGAGGCTGAACAATAAATCTCCCTCTTAAAATCCCACAGTCTTCCGGGTGGTttaggtgcacacctttaatcccggcactcaggaggcagaagcaagtggatctctgcaattttgaagccagcctagtctacagagtgagttccgggacagccaatgctacacagaggaaccctgtttcaaaaaaaaaaggcccataatccatcatataaaccaTAAGTCATCTTATAGTCAAAGCAACCTCAACTTACATCcagaaaaagaatctttaaatttaaatgaaaacttgCAGTAAAGATTCAATTGTTTCTTCTCCTGGCAAAAAGAAAGGAGGTACAGCTTTTCCAAGAAGAATcagtatttttcttccttctcctcccccccccatcaatTCCCTTCATCCTCATCATGTGCACCTTCATCAAACCTTCTTCAGGAAATCTCACCTTTATGTACAGTATTTCCAAACTTTGTCTTTGTTGTAATTTGGGGTTAGTGAACACCACTTTTTTCCAAACCCATCTCCATCTTCTGTGCAGTCCCAGTAGATCAAGCGTCTGTACCAGAAGGGAAAGGCACATGGAGCATAGTCTGCAAAAGAGTCAGTAGGAAGagaaattcattcttttttgcagtagacatgtacacacacacacacacacaccacatattctctctctctctctctctctctctctctctctctctctctcgtaacCCTAGTCCACCAAGagcttatgaaaataaaattggtaCTACCTTGATGATTTTGTACTGCTTTGATAATCTACTAGTTTTTTTCTTATCAAGATGGTGGATTCAAAAATCTTCTACTACAGATGTATTAGATTATATGTGATTTTGATGCTGTCAGGGATGATTCATCACAGGGACTTGGAAGACAACTTGTCATCTAAAGTCATCAGTATGCAAGGAAGAACCCAATAAAAAGGCAGGCAAAGtattacatgcctttaatctcaagcCTGGAGAGGTAAAAGCAACAGGATCCCCTGGGATTTCTGGCCAGGTAGTCTCACAaattagcaagctccaggcttAATGAGAGacctttttctcaaaaaaaaataaataaacaacaacaaaagaggcagaataacacacagagatacatggcattgacctctggccttcatacatTCACaagtacacacccacacatacagcatatgcactcacatgcaacaacagcaaagaggttgtgtgtgtgtgtgtgttgtcaccaCAACAGAATCTGCTCAAGATTATGAGTTCTTGTCTGTCACACCAAACGGTTTCCAAGACAAGGGATGACCCTTCCCTCTGTGAAATTTAGAGTCAAGACACTTACCTGACAGAGAACAGTACTTCCAGTAACCTTGAAAAGTCTTGTTCAAAGAACACCATTTGTGTTTTGCATTGAAGTCGACACAGTCATAGAATAACTTATTTCTATATGAGAAAGGAAAGGCACATTCACCatctaaaaggaaacaaaaatctcTTTATCTGTCCCTGGGTGTTTTAGTagtgttttctaaaaaaataaatccctgCCCTAACTGAGACATCTatatcaacacacatacacacacacacagcttgggGAATATCTCATGAAAGGGGTGAAAAGAATGTAATGtcaggaagatgaaaagaaaagctgtGAGGTGCTGTCTTCTAGACGTGACATGGTCATTGCTCTCATGAACTCATGAACTCTCAGGAACTGTGGCCACCTGCCTAAGATCAAGCCAACAAGATCAGTCAACATTCCAACAGCCatcactaattggactcagtgagttaccaaaaacaaaaacaaaaatgaagaggaCATGAAAAACAGAGAGGTATGTTAGAAATGTGAGGAGTGGGATGGGGTGTTACAGATgggtatgatcaaaatatattgttttatttagaaaCTGGTCCATAAATACAATCTCTGGATTGattaaccattttctccatttttggggccccttctaaggtattattcatcccaaatcaggcTGAAGAAGCCTTAAGAAAATGACATCCCATTCCCTCTACaggggggtcaggtaggtttctgtttgctttcttggtctataaatgcttattttcatcaggagttggttataagttattattggtcttatacagaaataaaagtaatctggactcagggatgtctctcttttcctttatctttcatccataggtaaggagataggagctgaagagaaaaaaagggggatagagaaatatagagggaagatagaacaaaaggtagatgattgaacctactccttaactcaaggccttaattgttactcacaaaggaggttatttctaagtcattggtatagaattttatatattgatgcaaatcatggccatgtcaaatactagtctaattttatcacaagaatatatatgctaagtctaacagatagatataattctatagatatataaggccttcaaaagtctcagagacccacaaaataatggcatttaaagatgtttttactattctaaagattcttttgacaacaagacaagttaactcctggcaacacccagctgacctcaaagaaaatgatgagcatcaaagaacctccttatggaattggcttcaaatgtggcaaataagccactggacaaaatgtcctcatttctgccacagacagaattctgccccaaaattagcaagcttagatgcagagagagttgatggccaaactctgccaagacagggtaagtaggttttcaatatttcctgcctcgcGAATAAGTCTGGTGGACATATCGGGGTAGAAGgcccgaagatgatgctccaattttatagagagtgttgggtgattgttcaggcggTTAACTGTcaaagtcattttttcatttttcaaagctgctaacctgcactaccagttcactcaggaatttaagttttattacttttcaagtctctgagaggggtcaaagaccagatagtttagttttacaataaagtttagttggttaggggataatacctttttagatcaagataaattatttaagttaatagagatgagatatgatagacattgaatttcattcagaaatttagacccaacaagatagcaaagatgtttacttcaagtttaacaaatacaaatagccaaatcactatgaatgtaacatttatataactcaggattgtctcatggttcttcctgctgtatgtagtttgttttattcatgtgtaataaaataaatgtatgtgttcaaaatatatacatatatgtgtatatatatatatatatatatatagtttaccTGTGTAAAATTGTTGAATAATAAGTATAAAACATTATAATATAACACATTTTtactgaaatataattatatcacaatTTCCTTTCctctaaatgtattttaaactgtcctatttttaaattcttcagtTCTTTCAGGGTTGGagcaatagctcagtggttaggagaatACACTACTATGGAAAAGGACCCATATTTAGTACCCAGGACCCCAGCATGGTAACTCATAATTGCCAATAACTCAGGATCTATGCAGGAACCCTACACATGCAGCTTCTGCACACCTCtgcactcacatgaacacacCCAAATACAGGCACAGTCACACCCataactaaaaactaaaaataactcTTTACAAAGGTGACCTCAGACATCAAAGACACTATTAGAACTGTGAATGTGATTGTGACCAAAAAATGGACAAGTCCTGtgtcttaaggtttctattgctgtgaagagacaccatgaccatggcaaatcttatgaaggaaaacatttagtggGAGCTGGATTAGAATTTCAGATGTTTATTCCACTGTTGTCACGGCGGAAAGAatgacagcatgcaggcagaacagtgctggaggagctgagaggacTATGTCTGGGttggcaggcagcagaaagtgacctggcttgagcttctgagtccccaaagcccaccctctagcgacacacctgctccaacaaagGCACAACTCCTAAGAGAGCCGCTCTTTGTGAGCCTGTGAGGCCattgttattcaaaccactaccATCTCAAAATATATTACTTATTTGACTCTGCCTCCATCAATGCCATGGTTTTAAACTGAAACATCTATACTGTGGCTAAACAAGTGATTATAAAACAAGGTAGTTTCCTACTGCAGCGCTGTTTTGTTTATAATATCCCAAATGGTTACTGGTTGATTTCCTATATGGCATATTTTCTACATAGCATTTCCCATTAGAATGGCAAAAGaagtttaaaagtataaatttttaGTGCTGGTAAGAATTCATGGTGGAATATTCCACTGTGTTACCTGTTTACAAGGGACATGTGCAATGTTtggtgaaaaaaagagaaaaagaatatttttagtaGAAGAAAATAACTAGTGTTCCCATTTCCATAGAATCAGAAGAGAACAcacagggactggaaagatgcctcagtggttgagactggatgctcttccaaaagacctaggttcagttgccaacactcacatggcacctcacaaccattTGAAACCTCAGTTGCAGGGGATTTGATTCATTCTCCTGATCTCCACTGGCACTAGGCACACGTGTGATgaacagacatacagacagacaaaacaaccacgtgcataaaattaaaataaagaaaaatttaaagagaaagaatatttattaataataataaaatttccgACCAACTTACCTTCTACCTCTGGATGTCTAATCATaaagtctgaaaaacaaaattttagtaAAGTCCATTTTAATCTTAGACTTTAAAACAGATTCTCCTAGAAAATTATGTTAACAGATAGATGGTTAGTCTGAGGAAAAGCAACATTGGCATGAAATTGTTTCAAGGTTATTATCTTAGTCTTTCTCATTgcttgaagagacaccatgaccacacaactcttataaaggaaaatatttaattggggctggcttacagaatAAGAGATTTAGTCCGTTTCCATTAAgggaggaagcatggcagcatgtgggCAGACGTGacgctggaggagctgagagctctacattttGATCCATGGGCAGCATCAGGAAACTCTACCACATTGGgcttagcttgagcataggagacctcaaagcccaccctcacagtgacacacttcctctgagaAAAAGGCCGCACCTCCTAATATTGCCAcaccctatgggccaagcattcaaacacatgagtctatgggggccatacctattcaaaccaccacagatatcATACATGtttgttggggacaataggccatatggtcaatgttcagccatcttgtcagagcctgcacctttaagtctctgtttttcctagagcttgcctttcaccagaaactagctgaccctgttgtgggtcagcagttagactaaagacagatagagatgaaGCGACCCTgctatggtttagcagttagactaaagctagatgaagacaaagcaagataccctgtgtggcaggacattatgaccctgcctggaattccctgtgttttgaaaaaaaagtctgcagctgggttgctatagcaatatgcgcccctgccttctgccttataaaagctgctgtctgactaataaagtttgagagtttgatcaatcagacttgttctccttctttgagtcttgcattctcaacaggtgaccttcctcccgagttttagtcgaaccccacaGGTTGGGTCACATGTTCTGCTTTCAGATCTAGTTTTATGCTCCtgaaattatttactttatagaAATCCTACATCTTTTTCATTGCTGGGGAGTAAACCCCAGACCTTGTACTCGCTTGGCAAGCACTTGGCCATGCCTCCAGCCCCTCATCAGGAGAACTCTTGGCTTGCTCTCTACTAATCCTACACATGGCTAAATGACTTAATCCCAAAGTACTTCATCGTCAGTGTAAGAGAGTACTCCCTCTCTTACTGATGTCTGGTTGTCTCTTAACATTAATTATCCAGAAAATGTATCTATAATCCAtctatcttttttaattaaacagaaaTTATAAGCCAATACTTTATTACCTAGATATGACAATCCTTAATGAAAGTACTTGACACTTCCCAACACGGTCAACAACACATATAAAAGGCTACATTCATGCTCAAGATGAGCTAACTAATCcctga contains:
- the Bsph1 gene encoding binder of sperm protein homolog 1, producing MAQPVGFLLVSICLFHSLFSLQEEEYYPPTIDGECAFPFSYRNKLFYDCVDFNAKHKWCSLNKTFQGYWKYCSLSDYAPCAFPFWYRRLIYWDCTEDGDGFGKKWCSLTPNYNKDKVWKYCT